The nucleotide window GATCAGCCCGTCACCGTCCACACCGGTAGTGGCGATGACAGCGATACCGACGTCTACGTCGGTCGCGACGAGGTCGCCCTGGACTATCAGGGCCCCGATAAGGTCACGGTGAAGAACGCGGACGGTACCGTCGTGCTCGAAGCGACCGTCTGAACGGGTTTCTTACGGCAGGGAGACGTCGACGTCTTCCTGTTGGCTCGCAGCTTTCACGGTGTTGTAGAGCAGCATTGCGCGCGTCATCGGGCCGACGCCACCCGGAACGGGCGTAATGACACTCGCTTTCTCCTTCGCCGAGTCGAACTCGACATCGCCGACGAGTTCGTACCCCTTCTCAGTGTCGGCATCGACGCGGTTGACGCCGACATCGATCACCGTCGTGCCTTCCGAGAGCATCGAACCGTCGACGAGTTCGGGTGCGCCGACCGCCGCGACGACGATGTCCGCTCGCCGGGTCTTTTCGGCGAGGTCCTGTGTTCGGGAGTGACAGACGGTGACGGTGGCGTTGCCGCCATCGGTCTTCTGGACGAGGAGGTTCGCGAGCGGCTTGCCGACGATGCGCGAGCGCCCGACGATGGTGACGTCCTTCCCTTCGGGATCGACGTCGGCCGCGTCGAGCAGTTTCTGCACGCCGTGTGGCGTACAGGGTTTGAATCGGGCGTCGCCGGCGACGAGCCGGCCGACGTTCTCGGGGTGGAACCCGTCGACGTCCTTTCCTGGGTCGATGCGCCGAATGACCTCGCGGTAGTCGATCTGGTTGGGCACCGGATCTTGGACGAGATAGCCGTGAACACTCGAATCGTCGTTGAGGTCGTCGATCGTGTCGTACAGCTCGTCGGGTGCGGCGTCGCCATCGAGTTCGACGTGGATGCCGTTCATCCCGATCTCCTCGCAGTCGCGCTGTTTCATCGAGACGTAGGTCTCGCTCGCGGGGTCGTCGCCGACCAGCACCGTCGCGAGTCCGGGCGTGACGCCCGCATCGTCGAGCGTGTCGACGCAGTTCTCGAGATCGGCGCGAATCCCGTCGGCGACGGCGTTGCCGTCGATGACGTTCGTCATAGAGGGCAGCGGATTGCCGCACTAATCAACACTCGGGTCGAGTGATCCACACGCCTAACCGGCTCCCGATGCATCCGATACGATGGATCGAAAGCATGATATATACTGAACGCTTATTCAGTATCGATGGCAGACAGTACCAGTTTGAGCGGATTCGAGGACGCAGTCGCGATCGTGACCGGCGCGAGCTCGGGCATTGGCCGTGCATCGGCCGAGCGTTTCGCCGCCGAGGGCGCGAGCGTAGTCATCGCCGACGTCGACCGTGAGGGCGGCGAGGAGACCGTCGAACGGATCGAGAACGACGGCGGCGAGGCGACGTTCGTCGACGTCGACGTCTCCGATGAGTCGTCGGTCGAGGCGATGGTCGAGGAGACCGTCGACACCTACGGTGGGCTCGACATCGCGCACAACAACGCCGGCATCAGCCCGTCGTACGCGCCGACGGCCGACGTCTCGGTCGAGGACTGGGAGCAGGTGATCGACATCAACCTCACGGGCGTCTGGCAGTGTCTCAAGGCCGAACTCCCCGCGATGGTCGAGAGCGGCGGCGGTGCGATCGTCAACACCGCCTCGATCGGCGGGCTCGTCGCCAGCGGTAGCGCACCCTACACCGGCAGCAAACACGGTGTCGTCGGGCTCACGAAGACCGCCGCAGTCGAGTACGGTGGCCAGGGCGTTCGCGTCAACGCCATCTGTCCGGGCGTCGTCGAGACGCCGATGCAGCAGCAGGCGAGCGAGGACTCCACCGAGGCCGTCGACGCAGTCACCGAGGCGCAGGCACTCAATTGGATGGCCGATCCCGCAGAGATCGCCAACGCCGCCGCGTGGCTCTGCTCCGACGAAGCCTCGTTCGTGACGGGCCACCCCCTCGCGGTCGACGGCGGACTGGTCGCCCAGTAACCCTCACGGATCGGGCCGTACAGCACCGAGCGGGCGAACACGAATTCGCTATTATTTGCGTCACCCGAGCTACCGGTTACTCACGAGTGTCGTTCCGACGAGGACTGTATCGCCGGCAGATGATGCTGGTCGGAATAGGGGTTCTCTCTCGTTTCGATATCCGGAACGATCCGCTGCCGACGGAAAACAGTCGCTGAACGTGCGTCAGTACAGGGGGTGACGATCGACGAGTGCGTCCACGTCGGCCGAGACCTCCTCGCGGACGCCCTCGTCGTCGGGGGCATCGATGACGCGCGCAATGCAGTCGGCGACCTCCCGGCAGGCCTCGGCGTCGAAGCCACGGGTGGTGAGCGCGGGCGTGCCCGCACGAATCCCGCTGGCGACGAACGGGCTGCGGGTCTCGCCGGGCACCGTGTTCGCGTTGAGGACGATACCGGTCTCCTCCAGTGCCTCCTCCACTTCCTTGCCAGTCGTATCGGGGTGGGAATCGCGCAGATCACAGAGTACGAGGTGGGTGTCGGTCCCGCCGGAAACGAGCGAGAGCCCGTGCTCCTGCATGCGGTCGCCGAGCGCCTGGGCGTTCTCGACGACCTGATCGATGTAGTCGTCGAATCCAGGATCGAGCGCCTCGCCGAAGCCGACGGCCTTGCCCGCGACGTTGTGCATCAGCGGCCCGCCCTGCATGCCGGGGATGATCGCCGAATCGATGTCGTCGCCGTACTCCTCGCGGGCCATCACGATGCCGCCGCGGCCCGCACGGATCGTCTTGTGCGTGCTACCGGTGACGAAGTCCACGGTGCCGACGGGCGAGGGATGGGCTCCCGTCGCGACGAGACCGGTGATGTGGGCGATGTCGGCGAGATGGTAGGCGTCGACCGCATCGGCGATCGCCTGGAAGCGCTCCCAGTCGATCTCGCGGGGGTAGGCCGAAAAGCCCGTGACGAGCATGTCGGGCTCGAACTCGTGGGCGTGGTCCTCGATCTCGTCGAAGTCGAAGCGCCCCGTATCGGGGTCGACTTCGTAATGTTCGACGTCGTAGACCTTCCCGGCGAAGTTCATCGGGTGGCCGTGTGAGAGGTGGCCGCCATGTGAAAGGTCGAGCGAGAGGATCTTGTCGCCGGGTTCGAGCGCGGCGTGGTAGACGGCCATGTTCGCCTGCGAGCCGGCGTGGGGCTGGACGTTGACGTACTCGGCCTCCCAGAGCTCCTTCGCGCGGTCGATGGCCAGCTGTTCGACCTCGTCGGCGTACTCGCAGCCGCCGTAGTAGCGCGAACCAGGGTAGCCCTCGGCGTACTTGTTGGTGAGCGCACTGCTCTGGGCCTCCATGACCGCCTCGCTGACGTGGTTCTCGCTCGCGATCATCGTCAGCGTCTCGCGCTGGCGGTCGACCTCGCCGGCGAGCGCGTCGGCGACTGCCGGATCCGTCTCGCGCACGTGCTCGTACTCCATACCCCGGTTCTCGGCCCCATCATCAATACAGTATCGGTACGGCAACGCTCAGCACGACCGCCGGCCGCCGCAAAACCGCCGCCACCGCAAACGCCGGGTCTTTTCCGACGGGGTGCGTGGCTCGGCCATGAACGTCGGCATCGTCGGCTCCGGTCCCGCCGTCGAAGGTATCGAGACAGCACTCGACGACACCGAAACGAACCGAATCGACCCGGACGCTATCCCCGAACCGGACCTCGCGATCGTCGCCGATACCGCGGGCGCGGTGATCTTCGAGGAAGCGAACGAGCTCGCCCGCGAGAGCGCGACGCCGTGGCTCGCAGTCGAGCTCGGTGGCATCGGTGGCCAAGCGGTCTGTGAAGCTTCCATCACCGGCTTCGGTCCCGAGACGGCCTGCTATAACTGTCTGCAAGCGCGCGTCGCGGCGAGTGGTGACAGCACGGATAGCACGAACGGCGCGGACGAGGACGAAGCAGATGAGCCGAGCACCGACCCCGCGACCGCCCGGCTGGCCGGCGCACGCGCGGGCTACGAGGCCAGCCGACTGCTTGCGGGCGAGCGATCGCCTGTCATGGGTGGGGTCGTCGAACTTCCACACGCCGAGCGACGACTCCTGGCAGTGCCGAACTGCGACTGTGCCGGCGAACGGGATCGAGAGCTTCGACGCGGGTACGAGGATCGCGGGCTCGACGATGCACTCGGACGGGCCGAGGCCGCCCTCGACGAGCGCGTCGGCATCGTCACCGAGGTCGGCGAGATCGCCTCCTTCCCCGCACCGTACTATCTCGCGCGAGTGGGCGAGACGGCGGGATTCAGCGATGCGAGCGCGGCGAGCGAGGCCGCCGGTGTCGCCGCCGACTGGGATCGTGCGTTCATGAAGGCGCTCGGCGAGGCGCTCGAACGGTACAGCGCCGGCGTCTATCGCACCGAGGCGTTCGAACACGGCACGTCCGCGGAGATCGAGAGGGCCATCCCGCCGTCGTCGTTCGCACTGCCGGAAGGTGCGGAGACGGATGCGACGGCGTCGATTCCGTGGGTTCCCGGCGAGGACCTCGCGACCGGCGAGTCGGTCCATCTGCCGGCGGAGTTCGTCCAATTCCCGCCGCCGGACCATCGCCACGGGCCGTCGATCACCACGGGGTTGGGACTCGGGAATTCGGGTACCGAGGCACTCCTCTCGGGGCTCACGGAAGTCGTCGAGCGCGATGCGGCGATGCTCTCGTGGTATTCGACGTACGAGCCGCTCGGACTGGCGGTCGACGACGAAGGGTTCGAGACGCTCGCTCGGCGCGCGCGATCGGAGGGGTTGACCGTGACACCCGTATTGCTCACGCAGGACGTCGACGTTCCGGTGGTCGCCGTCGCCGTCGAGCGCGACGAGTGGCCACGGTTCGCGGTCGGGTCGGCGGCGGGATTCGATCCCGACGAGGTGGCGCGGTCGGCGCTCGCGGAGGCGCTCCAGAGCTGGATGGAGCTGCGCGCGATGGGCCCGGAGGAGGCCACCGAGGCCGAGGGGGAGATCGGACAGTACGCCGATACGCCCGGCCCGGCGGCGGACTTTTTCGCCGTCGAGAGCCGCGTTCCGGCGGCGAGCGTCGGGCCGGAGACGGTGCCGACGGGCCAGGACGCATTCGATGTGCTGGTCGATCGCGTAACCGAAGCGGGACTCGATGTCTACGGTGCGCGACTCACCCCGAGAGACGTCGAATCGATCGGTTTCGAGGCCGTGAGCGTGCTCGTGCCCGGCGCGCAGCCGCTGTTCACCGACGAGGCTTTCTTTGGTGAGCGCGCCAGCGAGGTGCCGCAGGCGCTCGGATTCGCACCGCGACTCGACCGCGCGTTCCATCCGTATCCCTGAGTCGGCTGGTGGTTGCCGCGTGGTGGCGGCAGCGGTGCGGTTGCCGTGCGGTCCTGGCGGGTGAAGGGCGAGGCTCCGAGCGAAGTCGTTCGAAAGGCGCTTAGTCCCTAGCGAAAGTTATGAAGATCGCGTGAGACAGCGATCTCATGAGTGGAGATCGTCGCAAGGAAATCGTCCGACATCTCAGTGAAGACGATCTCGATCGACTACTCGCCGAAACCGACGACGGAAAAGTTAGCAAGCGACTGACGTTCGTCAAGCGACTCTACAAAGGCGCAACTCTTGAGGACGCTGCCGACGACGTCGGCAGGTCCTCTGCGACTGCGACTCGCTGGGTACGACGATGGAATGAGGGTGGACTCGGTCTCCTCACGCCGAACTTCGGGGGCGGCAGGCCCCCGAAGCTCGGCGAGGACGAGCAGGAACAGTTGCTCGAACTCTTGCGAGAGGGTCAACCCTGGAAATCACAGGAGATCCAGTACCTCCTCAACGAAGAGTTCGACGTTGAGTACCATCCAGCTCACCTTGGAAGATTTCTCAAAAAGCTTGGTCTCTCACGTGCGATTCCACGAACACAGCGTCCCTCTCAACCTGAGAACGCCGAGGGGATCCTCGAAGAACGCGTCGGAGACGCGTTCGACGAGGACGCCGATGAGCCACACAACAAACAGGACAGTGATGATGAGGAAGGCTGGGTCGTTGACGACGATATCTGTACGGACGGCGGTACTATCCTCGGATTCTTCGATACATCCCATCCACAGCCGTGGGACAATTCACAGCGGATGTACTACGTCGATGATCCCCACATCACTCGACCGCTGGTTCGTCACGACGAACCAACGGTCGGCTTCTACGCACTCAACGGCGAGAGCGTGGTGAGCTTCCCCGAAAATCAGGAGAAAGAACAGATCTGTGCGTGTCTCGAACGGATCCGCGAGCAGAATCCGGGCAAGCGGATTCTGCTCGTCTTGGACAACTTCTCCTCGCACATCTGTCCGTACACGCGTAGGCGCGCGCATCAGCTAGGAATCGATTTGGTGTTCCTTCCGGTTGGCTCGCCGGATTTGAACCCGATCGAGCCGGTTTGGAAGAGTCTGCGCTGGGAAGCCTCGCCACTGATCGTCGAGAGCGCGGAGGAATTCCGCGCTCTCGTCACCGATCTGTTCGACCGCCTCACTGATCGGCTGAGTTTCGCCGTTTCATGGATCGAGAAATTCCTCGCTCCGTATCTTCAGAAGTTATCTAAATGACTATCGCGCCTTTCGTGATGACGAGAAAGCGAAGCTCTCTCGAACCACGAGGAGCCGAGGGCTTCTGCGGTGCGGAGCGGGTGTGGAGAGCGGTAGCATCCGCGCGAGCGGAGTGAGCGCGGTTCACCGCGAGTGAGTGAAACGAACGAGTGGGTGTTTTTGGTCCAGATTTTTGCGAACCCCCTTGCGAGCGAGCGGAGTGAGCGAGCAACGGGGGTGAAGTAAAAAGGTGGTCTCTAGATACCAAACGTCGCCCGGAGCATGTCGCGTGTGCCGGGCCCGAGCCCGACAACGAGCACCGCGAGCATCAGCAGGTAGGAGTAGCGCGGGCTCTCCTCGAAGATCGTCTCGTCGAACAGCCAGATGACGCCGGTCGCGAGGACGAGTTTCACGAGCAGGAACGGCCAGGAGTCGCCGATGACGTCGATGATCGACGGCGGAAAGACCGTGGTGGTAGCGCCGACGATGATGGCGTTGATCGGATGTTTCGCGCTGTACTGGAAGGGGAGCCCGATGGCCTGCGCCCAGTCCGAAGCCAGCACGTTCGCCACGCCGTCGACCGCCTGCGCCCAGAGGATCGCCAGCCCGATGAGGCCCGTGCCGGCGTTCAGGGCGGGTGCGAGCCGGTCGATGGCGTAGTAGATGCCGACGGCGAGCGCCGAGGCGATGCCGAGCGTGAGCACGAGCATCTGCGGGTAGAAGGCGACGAACTCGGTCGAGTAGGAGAGGAAGGCGAGGTAGGCGAGCGTCACGACGAGCGCGACCGTGCCCATCCCGGCGAGCGCCGGCTCGAACTCGGATATGACGTCGCGACGGGCGAGCCGGAGGCTGAGGAGGATAGCCGCGAGCGTGACGACGAAGACGGTGAGATAGATGACGGGGCTGATGATGAGCGCGTTCGCGGGATAGGAGATGGCGGCAGTCGCGTCGGCAGGGACGGCGTCGTTGGCGTCCTCGACCACCCGGAGCGCGCCGCCGAAGAGGGTGAACGGGATCAGTGCGAAGAAGAGCCGCCTGTCGGTGCCGATGCCGAGTCGGCGCACCAGGAGGAGCACGCCGGCGAGCATGAACAGCAGGACGACGGCGTACCCGGCCTCGGAGACGAGCGTGTAGCCCGGCTCGGCGACGGTGAGCCCCTGCGCCGCGGCCGCACGGCAGGTCTCGCTTTCGCCGAAGCGGCGGACCACTCCATCGGCCCGGACCGCACAGAGGGCGTTGTGGGCGTCGGCGTCGATCGGCCCCCAGAAGTATTTCCAGAGAAAGTTCGTATAGATTGCCCGCGGGAAGGCGAGCGCCCCGGCGGCGATGGCGAGGACGCCCGCGACGGCCGCCGCGAGCCACGCCCGCACGGGGTCGACCCGGTCCGCTATCGAAGCCATGTTCTGGTGGGTACACGCCCGCCGTTTGACGGTTCCGATTGGACGCGTCGCTCCCGGCAATGGATGGCTTTACGGCCACGCCCCGCCTCCCTCCGACGATGAACACACTCGCGAAGCGGATCCACAACATCGCACCCGATCCCGTCCACGTGACTTTCGCCGACGACTCGACGGCGACTTTCGAGATGCAGAGCGCCGAGTTCTTCCAAGAAGAGTTCCAGGGGGTCGCCACGCCGATCGACGGGGATCGCGAACACCGCATCGTCGCCGGCGGCGCAAACACCGACCAGGTCGTCGTCGGTCGTGAGCGCGACGACGGCGGCTTCGAGGAAGTCGGTGCAATCGTCGCAGTCGAACCTGCCGAGTGATTCTTAGACAGTAGTTGCGAGGGCAAGACGCTCCATCTTGCCCGCACTTTTCGTGCCGCACGATACGGCACGCAGTGCGAGGGACAGGATTTGAACCCGTGGACCTCTACAGGAGCGGAGCTTGAATCCGCCGCCGTTTCCAGACTTGGCTACCCTCGCACGCAGTCTTCCTTGGCTGTGGCGAGCGGTAAAGCGTTGCGGACGGCGGTGACCACGACGATAGCACCGGATATTGATAAGAATCGACACGAGTACGAATGGCCTCCAACGGCCGTGTTTAATCGCATGACGGAAGTGGAATTTCCTGTTTTGCGGCCTGCTTGATGTTGTACACCGCACACATCAACGCGATCTCACGAAATTCTCGATACCATGTCCGCGCTCGCAGGGCGACGCCCAGCGAGCGCTTGACCGAGGAGAAGACGGTTTCTGACATGGAGCGCTGGTGGTAGAGATCGTCGTCAATTCGGGCGTTGTGGGCGTGATCGTAGGGCTTGTTGATGCAGTGCTTGATCAACGGTCGGAGGTCAAGATCCTCACGGAGGTACTCACGCAGCCACGTGCAGTCGTAGCCTTTGTCAGCAGTGAGGATCTGCAACTCGTCCGCCTGCCGGCGGGCGAGTTGCATGCAGATGTCGGCGTCACTTCCTTCTCTGGTGGTCGTACAGTGCAAATCGAGGATGACGTTTGTTTCTGCATCGACAAGTTTCGTGGCTTTGAGGCCCTGTACCTCGTATTTCGTCTTGTTGCAGTACGAGCGGCTCGCAGGCGAGCGCTCGAAGAACGTAGCGTCGATCGCTCCGATCGGCCCAGTGTTATGAAACTGCGCAGACTGCTGGAGAAGTGTTCGACAGACCGCCATCTCAATTCTATCGAAAGCGAGACATAACGTCGATGGATGCGGGAGATCGGCCGGCTCAAGGCCGATCTCCCGCGATATTCGTGGCATTTCCGTCAACACATCGATCGTCATCCGGTAGGTTGTATCGAGATAAATCCGGAGACAGTGGATGGATATCATCGCTGCATCGGTGAACCCGCCGCCACCTTCCGGGGCGGCGGGTTCGTCCCAATCATCGGCAACCCTTTTGACGGCGAAGACAACACGTTCGGTGAAGCGGAAGATTTGCGTTGACATACTTCGCCGTCTTCCGCTTCAACTCCGTCACTCTGGCGACCTGATCCGACGTTGTCTAGCGATTAAACACGGCCCCTCCAACCGATCGCCGCTACGATTAAGTCCACTCGGTGCCCAGTCGCGCCGAATGGAACCGCCACGGGGTATCTTCGGGATCCCACACGGGTTGCTCTCCTCGCCGGACGAGTGGGCCGCCCTCGGAATCGGCCTTCTCGCGCTCGCAGCGGCGACCTTGTACGACGGTGACCTCGACCTCGAACCCGTCTCGGGTGCGGCCATCGTTGGCATCGTCGTCGCGCTTCTCGTCTCATTCATTGCTCCCTCAGTCGTCACAAACGAGTGGCACGTCCCCGTCATCGTGGTCCTCGCTGTCATCGCCGGGGTGATAATCGTCCACCAGCGTGGCTGATTCGAGGTATCGGAGACACCGGGTGAGCGCCGACGAAGTTACCCATCGTGACCCCTGCGTTCCGGTATGGACGAACACACTCGTGACCCATCCGTGGAGCCACCCGACGGAAATCCGACGGGCTGGCGAGCGGACAGGGCGACTACTGCCGCCGACGGCGAGCGGACTGGAGGATCCGCGAGCGGCCAGTGGGAACATGCCACCCTCCGGCGAGCGCTCGATCACGGCGTGCGCCTCTACAATGCGGGCGAGTTCCACGACTCGCACGATTGTTTCGAGGCGGAGTGGTATAACTACGGCCGCGGCAACACGGAATCGAAGTTCCTCCACGGGATGGTCCAGGTCGCGGCGGGCGCGCACAAGCATTTCGACTTCGAGGATAACGCGGGGATGCGTTCGCTCTTCGAGACGGCGCTCGACTACTTCGTCGGCGTGCCGAACGACTTCTACGGGGTCGATCTACTCGACGTTCGCATGACCCTGATGAACGCCTTGGAGGAACCGAGCGTGCTGGCGGGCTGGATGATCCGTCTCGACGGCGAGTCGCCCACGGCACGCCCGGTCGATTTCGCGTACGTGACGGCGCTCGACTGACCGCCCATCTGAGTACCGCGGCACTCAAAAAGGGTGGGTGAGTAGTGTGGATAGATGCGAATCGAGCAGTTGGGCGACGGCGAACCGGAGATCGCCGTCGTCGGTGGCATTCACGGCGACGAGCCGTGTGGCGTGCGCGCGGTCGAACAGCTCATCGAGCGGGATCCCGACGTCGAGCGACCCGTCAAATGTATCGTCGCCAACGAGGAGGCGCTCGACCGTGACGTGCGCTACACCGACGCCGATCTCAATCGGGTGTTCCCGGGCGATCCCGACGCCGACACCCACGAGGAGCGGCTTGCGGCGGCCCTGCTGGCGGAGCTCAAGGGCTGTACGACCCTCTCGATGCACTCGACCCAGTCCTATACTGGTACTTTCGCCGTTCTCGCCGACGAGACTCTGGCGCTCGCCCAGTCGATCTGTCCCTATCTCACTCTCGACGCGGCCGTCGACACGAGCGCGTTCACGGAGGGGCGACTGATCGAGTACGCGCCCGTCGTCGAGGTCGAATGTGGCTATCAGGGCTCTGCGGAGGCCACCGAGCACGCCAGCACGATCGCCGAGGAGTTCCTCGCGGCGCTCGGCGCGCTCCCCGGTGGCGAGCCACACGACGAGGGCGTGCCGCTGTACCGACTCACCCATCTCATCCCGAAGGGCGCGGCCGACGCCTACGACGTCCCGGCGACGAACTTCGAGCGCGTCGCCGCCGGCGAGACCTACGCGACGATCGACGGCGAGGAACTCGTCGCCAACGAACCGTTCTATCCCGTGTTGATGTCGCCCTATGGCTACGAAAACGAATTCGGCTACGCCGCGGAGCTCGACGGACGGCTGGGTGGGTCGGCCGCCGGCGACGAGCGCGACCGGCCGGAAACGCCGCGGTAGCTACTCCTCGGCGGGTGCGAACTCGACGAGCGAGAGCTCGCGATCGAGATGGCAGTAGTCGTGTGGCGGGTCGCCGATGACCTCCTGAATGCGGTACTCGGTGTCGAACGCCGCGCCAGCCGGCTCGCAGTACTCGTGGCTCGGACAGCCGGTGTGGGGACAGGGGCCGTCGAGTTTCGCCTTGCTGCCCGCGTAGGCGCTTTTCGGCGAGACGTTCGCCATCACGGGCGCAGGTTTGACTTCGACGGCGCGCACCCCTGTATCGTGGACGCCACATTCGAGCGTCTGGGTGTTCTCGCGAACGCTCGTGACGCGGTATTTCGTTCCCTCAGAAAGGTTGAGACACTGCTCGCGGTAGGGACAGCCCTCACAGGCGCTGGCCTCACCCTGATAGACAAACTCGGTGCCGACATCGGCGAGGCGCGTGCCGACGAGCGTGACCTGTGACATGGTCCGCGCTACGCTGCGAACGTGAATAAGAAACACGTCTCGGCAGCATCACTCCCCCGTGAGTTCGTCGAGTTTTTCGAAGTACTCCTCGCGAGGCACCTGATAGAGTTCCCGATAGTCGATCTCGCCGTCGGCGAACCGTTCGGCGAGCCCGATAGTCCCGTCGACGGCGTCCGTCCTGGCATCGTAGTGGTCGGCATCGCGGTTGACCTCCGGTTCCAGAAACAGCGTGACGATCCACGGATCGGTCGGGTCGGGATCGAGTTCGCTGCCGGGGCGGCGCGAGCGCTGGCCGTGGGTCAGATAGAGCGTCGGCAGGCAGGGTGCGGGGAACTCGTGGCTGTCGAAGATGTCGGGGCGGAAGACGAGGATGCACTGGTCGGCGCTCTCGTTCCAGATCGTCCACGAGTAGGGCAGCGCGTCGAACTCGCTCATGGGCGCTCTCGGTGGCGAGCGCCCAAATCCTCGGCGGTCGGTGCGGGCGTCGCACACGGAGGCTTCGGGAGGAATATGGCATAAGTAGGGGCAACAGTTATATGTGTTAATCCTTTTTCTCCTACTAGTATTGGTGGGTCATGCTACCGCGGTACGCTGCCGCGAACCTCCGGTACGGCTCGCCGATCTCGACGCGCCGCCCACGACCGACACGGACGACTACCGCGGTGAGTCCGCGCGTGGCTCCCGCGAGAGAGATACAACAATGTCAGGCGACACCAACACGCTCGAAGCGCTCAGCGAGGAGTACCGTGCATCGATCCCGACCGACCTCCGCACGGCGCGCACGTTCCAGTGGTATCTGGACGAACTCCGCGAGGAGCCAGCGATCGCCCGCAACGCCCACCAACGCGTCGCGGACATGTTCGACTTCTACGGCAGCGACTACGACGAGGAGACGGGCGTCGTCGAGTACCATCTCGCCTCCGAGGACCCGCTCGGCGAGGGCGAGAACACCTTCTACGGCCGCGAGATCCACGAGGCCATTCACGAGTTCGTCAACAAGGCCAAATCCGGCGCACGCGGGCTCGGGCCGGAACGCCGCATCAAACTGCTCCTGGGGCCGGTCGGCTCGGGGAAGTCGGATTTCGACCGGCAGGTCAGGCGCTACTTCGAGGACTACACGATGCGCGAGGACGGCCGGATGTACACCTTCCGCTGGACGAACC belongs to Halococcus qingdaonensis and includes:
- a CDS encoding DUF309 domain-containing protein, translated to MDEHTRDPSVEPPDGNPTGWRADRATTAADGERTGGSASGQWEHATLRRALDHGVRLYNAGEFHDSHDCFEAEWYNYGRGNTESKFLHGMVQVAAGAHKHFDFEDNAGMRSLFETALDYFVGVPNDFYGVDLLDVRMTLMNALEEPSVLAGWMIRLDGESPTARPVDFAYVTALD
- a CDS encoding succinylglutamate desuccinylase/aspartoacylase domain-containing protein; the protein is MRIEQLGDGEPEIAVVGGIHGDEPCGVRAVEQLIERDPDVERPVKCIVANEEALDRDVRYTDADLNRVFPGDPDADTHEERLAAALLAELKGCTTLSMHSTQSYTGTFAVLADETLALAQSICPYLTLDAAVDTSAFTEGRLIEYAPVVEVECGYQGSAEATEHASTIAEEFLAALGALPGGEPHDEGVPLYRLTHLIPKGAADAYDVPATNFERVAAGETYATIDGEELVANEPFYPVLMSPYGYENEFGYAAELDGRLGGSAAGDERDRPETPR
- a CDS encoding UPF0179 family protein codes for the protein MSQVTLVGTRLADVGTEFVYQGEASACEGCPYREQCLNLSEGTKYRVTSVRENTQTLECGVHDTGVRAVEVKPAPVMANVSPKSAYAGSKAKLDGPCPHTGCPSHEYCEPAGAAFDTEYRIQEVIGDPPHDYCHLDRELSLVEFAPAEE
- a CDS encoding DUF5820 family protein → MSEFDALPYSWTIWNESADQCILVFRPDIFDSHEFPAPCLPTLYLTHGQRSRRPGSELDPDPTDPWIVTLFLEPEVNRDADHYDARTDAVDGTIGLAERFADGEIDYRELYQVPREEYFEKLDELTGE